One window of Chloroflexota bacterium genomic DNA carries:
- a CDS encoding HTH domain-containing protein: MPYERTQQIEQRFKEAIELISKKRLNANQLASELDVSLPTVQRIITELRRRGYKIRSVRDELGWRYELAGGLKD, encoded by the coding sequence ATGCCGTATGAGCGTACACAACAAATTGAGCAGCGATTCAAAGAGGCAATTGAGTTGATCAGTAAGAAGCGACTGAATGCGAATCAACTGGCTTCGGAACTGGATGTCTCACTTCCCACAGTGCAACGCATTATTACGGAGTTAAGGCGGCGCGGTTATAAGATTCGGTCTGTGCGTGATGAACTTGGTTGGCGATATGAACTCGCGGGTGGTCTGAAAGACTAG
- a CDS encoding plasmid pRiA4b ORF-3 family protein, with the protein MSTRPAISKIIYSRGMISDPSNLQGLKTTILQGPNLTREIVDSVFDNDLLSSGGTYGIPDAGDPVQVDFLEIDHELGTTKITLYNRAIMLFQTNEEIYKRIHRLCCIIENWAEYSNTRGERKAVANKGHQEASPVPMQDSVYQLRVALLETNPLIWRRFVVPSSVTLHRLHLILQRVMGWTNSHLYSFKIGADEYAMPDPDNELYELPFKNSKRVKLSQLLKKKGQTFQYVYDFGDNWTHQLVVENIFPRDSFTPYLSCLGGERACPPEDCGGVHGYAELLKTISDPRNEDYAETMTWLGGHFDAEAFDIETVNNRLDSMYVR; encoded by the coding sequence ATGAGTACACGTCCAGCGATCAGTAAGATTATTTACAGCCGGGGCATGATTTCTGATCCTTCGAACCTGCAAGGTCTCAAGACCACAATCCTACAGGGACCGAACCTGACACGCGAGATTGTGGACTCAGTGTTTGATAATGATCTACTCAGCTCAGGAGGCACGTACGGGATCCCCGACGCCGGCGACCCCGTACAAGTTGATTTTCTCGAGATAGACCATGAGCTGGGGACGACAAAGATCACTCTTTACAATCGCGCGATTATGCTATTTCAGACCAATGAAGAAATATACAAGCGTATCCACCGCTTATGTTGCATTATCGAGAATTGGGCAGAGTACTCCAATACTAGGGGGGAGCGTAAGGCAGTAGCTAATAAAGGCCACCAAGAAGCCAGCCCAGTGCCAATGCAGGATTCTGTGTATCAGCTTCGGGTTGCGTTGTTAGAGACCAACCCTCTCATTTGGCGGCGGTTTGTGGTACCCTCCAGTGTGACATTGCACCGTCTGCACCTCATCCTTCAAAGAGTCATGGGCTGGACGAATTCACATCTCTATAGCTTTAAAATTGGAGCAGATGAATATGCGATGCCTGACCCCGACAATGAACTTTACGAGCTGCCATTCAAGAACTCAAAGCGGGTAAAACTCAGCCAGCTACTGAAGAAAAAGGGGCAAACTTTTCAATACGTGTATGACTTTGGCGATAACTGGACACACCAGCTCGTAGTCGAAAATATTTTTCCGCGAGATTCGTTCACGCCATACCTATCTTGCTTGGGGGGAGAGCGCGCATGCCCGCCAGAGGATTGCGGTGGCGTGCATGGGTATGCGGAGTTGCTAAAAACTATTAGCGACCCGAGGAATGAGGATTATGCGGAAACCATGACGTGGCTAGGGGGCCACTTCGATGCCGAGGCATTTGATATTGAGACGGTAAACAACAGGCTGGATTCCATGTATGTAAGATAG
- a CDS encoding recombinase family protein, which yields MKAALYLRVSTTEQNVDNQLPALEAYAESRGWQIVETYRENESAWRAGHQRELARLLADIRGGKRKYDVLLIWALDRLSRQGIGPLLQLINSFEVYGCHVVSVNESWTHPDAGPMREMFIAMSAWAAKFESDRRSERTKAGLARAIANGKKLGRPAGKKDKGKRKRTGYLLRYANKR from the coding sequence ATGAAAGCAGCGCTATATCTTCGCGTCAGCACAACCGAGCAGAATGTTGATAACCAGCTACCGGCACTTGAAGCCTATGCCGAAAGCCGGGGCTGGCAGATAGTTGAAACCTACCGCGAGAATGAGAGCGCATGGCGAGCCGGACATCAAAGGGAACTGGCCCGGCTGCTGGCCGATATCCGGGGCGGCAAACGTAAGTATGACGTGCTGCTAATATGGGCACTCGACAGATTAAGCCGCCAGGGTATAGGGCCGCTACTTCAACTGATTAACTCTTTTGAGGTTTACGGCTGCCATGTCGTAAGCGTAAATGAGAGCTGGACACACCCGGATGCCGGGCCTATGCGTGAAATGTTCATTGCCATGTCAGCCTGGGCAGCCAAGTTTGAGAGCGACAGGCGGTCAGAACGAACTAAGGCGGGGCTGGCCAGGGCAATAGCTAATGGTAAGAAGCTAGGGCGGCCAGCCGGTAAAAAGGACAAGGGCAAGCGGAAGCGCACCGGGTACTTACTGAGGTATGCAAATAAACGGTAG
- a CDS encoding site-specific integrase — MRGSIFKQKNQAPGSWTVVIPLGRDPETGKRKQRWTTVKGSKHDAEKVLRELLTSNDQGTLTKPSKVTVTAYLDRWLSEYAKPNLSPRSFERYRDLVRQHFTSSFGKVALTQLKPEHLQKHYTSCLEAGLNPMTVRYHHAVIHKALDTALKWGLVSRNVADAVEPPPKHRHEMETWDDWEIVRFLKATEDSPYFALFHTVLYTGLRRSEALGLQWQDIDFVFCQLSVRRGLHHLKDGSYVFTEPKSEKSRRTIALSPVALLVFRDHRQRQEQDGLLAGKPLQETNLVFSQPDGKPLRPNTITRAWQSAAKKASVKPIRFHDARHSHASMLLKGGVHPKVVQERLGHSSIEMTLDIYSHVVPGIQEAAARRFDDLINHQVVNETSEQKR; from the coding sequence ATGAGAGGTTCAATCTTCAAACAGAAAAACCAAGCGCCGGGTAGCTGGACCGTGGTCATTCCGCTCGGGAGAGACCCCGAAACAGGAAAGCGAAAGCAGAGGTGGACTACCGTCAAGGGCTCGAAGCATGATGCTGAAAAGGTGCTACGCGAACTGCTAACTTCCAATGACCAAGGGACGCTTACCAAACCAAGCAAGGTTACTGTAACGGCATATCTTGACCGCTGGCTCTCAGAATACGCAAAGCCTAACCTTTCCCCGCGTAGCTTTGAACGCTACCGTGACCTTGTGCGCCAGCATTTTACCTCCAGTTTCGGGAAAGTTGCTCTAACTCAACTGAAGCCTGAGCACCTACAAAAGCACTACACGAGCTGCCTTGAAGCTGGACTAAACCCGATGACGGTCCGTTATCATCATGCAGTCATTCACAAGGCGTTAGATACGGCTCTCAAGTGGGGACTCGTAAGTCGGAATGTTGCAGACGCAGTGGAACCGCCGCCCAAGCACCGACACGAAATGGAAACATGGGATGATTGGGAGATTGTGCGGTTCCTGAAAGCCACTGAAGATTCGCCGTACTTCGCGCTATTCCACACCGTCCTGTACACTGGGTTGAGACGGTCCGAAGCCCTCGGGCTGCAATGGCAGGATATCGATTTCGTCTTCTGCCAGCTATCTGTCAGACGTGGGTTGCATCACCTGAAAGATGGTAGTTACGTATTCACTGAGCCTAAAAGCGAAAAGAGTCGCCGTACCATCGCCTTATCGCCGGTCGCTCTCCTGGTATTCCGCGACCATCGGCAAAGGCAGGAACAGGACGGTTTGCTCGCCGGGAAGCCGCTCCAGGAGACGAATCTTGTGTTCTCTCAGCCAGACGGAAAGCCGCTTCGACCTAACACAATAACTCGGGCCTGGCAGAGCGCAGCGAAGAAAGCCAGCGTTAAGCCCATCCGTTTCCATGACGCCCGGCACTCTCACGCTTCCATGCTGCTGAAAGGTGGTGTACACCCGAAGGTGGTTCAGGAAAGACTAGGTCACAGTAGTATTGAGATGACGCTAGACATATACTCTCACGTTGTACCCGGCATCCAAGAAGCCGCGGCCAGACGGTTTGATGACCTGATAAACCACCAGGTAGTTAATGAGACTTCAGAACAAAAGCGTTAG
- a CDS encoding helix-turn-helix domain-containing protein, whose translation MTSHQRELANQLGISKSYLSMILSGQRIPNPELAGRLSSLGVVNFEARNSLRGRCPKPLDECATGV comes from the coding sequence TTGACATCCCACCAAAGAGAGTTAGCTAATCAACTGGGTATAAGTAAATCGTATTTGAGTATGATATTAAGTGGTCAACGGATACCTAATCCAGAACTGGCAGGGAGATTAAGTTCACTGGGAGTTGTGAACTTTGAGGCTAGAAACTCCTTGAGAGGGAGGTGTCCTAAACCCCTAGACGAATGCGCCACCGGAGTATAA
- a CDS encoding class I SAM-dependent methyltransferase, with protein MGRVLDIGCKEKPEIHEYLASFVSSICGLDICPAKMEKFVVGDCHHLPYRSNCFESVVMAELIEHLPNPIEALMEVHRVLSFGGRLIVTAPNAYSWLRMASYVLKNREQEQNPDHLWLFTPAMLKRMIINCGFRINTLEVLKPKYRLGSYIAVCAEKIE; from the coding sequence ATGGGACGAGTTCTTGACATCGGTTGCAAGGAAAAGCCTGAAATACACGAATATTTGGCCAGCTTTGTAAGTAGTATCTGTGGCTTGGATATTTGTCCAGCGAAGATGGAAAAATTCGTTGTTGGTGATTGTCACCATCTACCATACCGTAGCAATTGCTTCGAGTCTGTTGTGATGGCCGAGTTAATTGAACACTTACCGAATCCGATAGAAGCTTTGATGGAAGTGCATCGTGTTTTAAGTTTTGGAGGTAGGCTAATAGTGACTGCACCAAATGCATATAGTTGGCTGAGAATGGCAAGTTACGTATTAAAAAATCGAGAACAAGAACAAAACCCTGACCATCTATGGTTGTTCACGCCAGCCATGCTTAAACGCATGATTATTAATTGCGGCTTTAGGATTAATACGCTAGAAGTCTTAAAGCCTAAATATAGACTAGGTTCTTATATAGCTGTTTGTGCAGAAAAAATCGAATAA
- a CDS encoding bifunctional DNA primase/polymerase, with protein sequence MRTASGTDTLSAALALASDGNKVFPLDGKNSIQGYSRAKRRQYDATRRTRAMGTAPWSQYLGLVTDGLLVLDFDAGHGGLNSKRITANDSSVP encoded by the coding sequence ATGAGAACGGCTAGCGGAACAGACACCCTAAGCGCGGCCCTAGCGCTTGCCTCAGACGGCAACAAGGTATTCCCGCTTGACGGCAAAAATTCTATTCAGGGGTACTCGCGGGCTAAAAGACGCCAGTATGACGCAACAAGGCGTACGCGAGCTATGGGCACGGCACCCTGGAGCCAATATTTAGGCTTAGTTACGGACGGGCTGCTAGTTCTGGACTTTGACGCGGGACATGGCGGGCTAAACAGCAAGAGGATAACGGCCAATGATAGTTCAGTGCCCTAA
- a CDS encoding helix-turn-helix domain-containing protein, which translates to MSAEHDDHNRSPGSKTAAATNQTPERLCLSIPEVAVQLGISRSNCYELCRAGIIPVIRLGQKRLVVPRAALEKWLEAQTKGGMNCHD; encoded by the coding sequence GTGAGCGCAGAACACGACGACCACAACCGAAGCCCAGGGAGTAAGACGGCGGCGGCAACAAATCAGACGCCCGAACGCCTCTGCCTCTCAATCCCTGAAGTCGCGGTGCAACTGGGCATCAGCCGCTCTAACTGCTATGAGTTATGCCGCGCGGGCATTATACCGGTGATACGGCTGGGACAGAAACGGCTGGTCGTACCTCGCGCGGCGTTAGAAAAGTGGCTTGAGGCGCAGACCAAGGGGGGAATGAACTGCCACGACTAG
- a CDS encoding helix-turn-helix domain-containing protein encodes MQVPQASGYPEGVEIKILRIKAGLRQYEVAASVGILPNRLSEIEAGRRRPTPELLERIFRVLKANAMGRSGSQRKDRLA; translated from the coding sequence GTGCAAGTACCACAAGCTAGCGGTTATCCAGAGGGAGTTGAAATCAAGATTCTTCGTATAAAAGCCGGGCTACGCCAATATGAAGTAGCCGCAAGTGTTGGCATACTTCCGAACAGGCTATCTGAAATCGAAGCAGGAAGGCGGCGACCGACTCCTGAACTTCTTGAGCGTATTTTCCGGGTCCTAAAGGCGAACGCAATGGGGCGGTCAGGTAGTCAAAGGAAGGACCGATTGGCGTGA
- a CDS encoding class I SAM-dependent methyltransferase has protein sequence MMVELESIQLSRSVVKTILVEGIRGKSLGRILMNNILSEFELSGNILDLGSGSDSASYNRFLKYKEPCNVTYSDMYREGENLVRIDMEKPFQIEHNIFDYVMCFNALEHVYNFRNVIEQSYRVLRRGGVFIGSTPFIHRFHPDPFDYFRYSHQALLRMFEEENFICERIFYIGFGPFTLAGTQWTSLMRKAFRRIFVFFDLFNILLDWIFSRISKEYPKTYALGYVFVFKKSL, from the coding sequence ATGATGGTTGAATTGGAAAGCATACAACTATCAAGAAGTGTGGTCAAGACAATTTTAGTCGAGGGAATCCGAGGAAAATCACTCGGTAGAATATTGATGAATAATATCTTGTCGGAATTCGAGCTTTCAGGCAACATACTTGACCTAGGCTCAGGTTCAGATTCTGCTAGTTACAATAGGTTTCTAAAGTATAAAGAGCCCTGTAATGTAACATATTCTGATATGTATAGAGAGGGGGAAAATCTAGTAAGAATAGATATGGAGAAACCGTTTCAAATTGAGCATAACATTTTCGACTACGTAATGTGCTTCAATGCCCTGGAACACGTATATAACTTTAGAAATGTGATCGAGCAATCGTATAGAGTATTACGAAGAGGCGGCGTTTTCATTGGGAGCACACCATTTATACATAGGTTTCATCCTGACCCATTCGACTATTTTCGATATTCACACCAAGCTTTACTAAGAATGTTTGAAGAAGAGAATTTTATTTGCGAAAGAATATTCTACATCGGTTTTGGGCCATTTACTTTAGCGGGTACTCAGTGGACAAGTCTGATGCGCAAAGCCTTTCGACGTATATTTGTCTTCTTTGACCTATTTAATATTCTCTTAGATTGGATATTTAGTAGAATCTCAAAGGAATATCCAAAGACATATGCGCTCGGTTATGTTTTTGTATTTAAGAAAAGTTTATAA
- a CDS encoding tyrosine-type recombinase/integrase: MGYPITSQGITTYLNSLTCGNGKAKFYSCLRALSRWLYHNGYIPENVIEKVSPPKTQKKLLPAVNQEQLEILLNHCHCERDKALINLLWYSGIRISEAVNIKASDFNWEEGTVIVLGKGNRYRKCLAGNGLVRQWFSEHDSFEVTKGGAQTILKRLKAESSIQCNAHSFRRGFCVYQVKSGLSTRVVQALGGWENITMVERYPKTFDFDNALELYRKVNGGQNFSK; encoded by the coding sequence GTGGGTTATCCCATTACTTCTCAGGGTATCACTACCTATCTCAATAGCCTGACATGCGGTAACGGTAAAGCTAAGTTTTATTCATGTCTTAGAGCATTATCACGGTGGCTATATCACAATGGTTACATACCTGAGAATGTTATTGAAAAGGTCTCTCCACCTAAGACACAAAAGAAGTTATTACCTGCTGTTAACCAAGAGCAACTTGAAATTCTACTGAATCACTGCCATTGTGAGCGAGATAAAGCCCTTATCAATTTACTATGGTACTCGGGGATTAGAATCTCAGAAGCCGTGAATATAAAGGCAAGTGATTTCAATTGGGAAGAGGGAACTGTTATTGTACTGGGTAAGGGAAATCGTTATCGCAAATGCCTTGCTGGTAATGGTCTAGTAAGGCAGTGGTTCAGCGAACACGATAGCTTTGAAGTCACGAAGGGTGGTGCTCAGACTATATTGAAAAGGTTAAAGGCTGAAAGTAGTATCCAGTGTAATGCACACAGCTTTCGGAGAGGATTCTGTGTCTACCAAGTTAAATCAGGTCTATCTACTCGTGTAGTCCAGGCTCTCGGTGGCTGGGAGAATATCACTATGGTGGAGAGATACCCTAAGACCTTTGATTTCGATAATGCTCTGGAGTTATATCGTAAGGTAAATGGTGGTCAGAACTTCTCTAAATAG
- the rnc gene encoding ribonuclease III produces the protein MSDIVSLQKLLQVQFEAPSLLEQALVHSSYLNEYPGEIRVSNERLEFLGDAVLGLIVAEKLYQDFPDLTEGEMTRIRSVLVRRETLADTAGSLKLGDYLYMGKGEEASGGRKKPANSSGAFEAIIAAIFLDQGLAVAKELVLRLLAEELEQVMGRGGGVDYKSQLQELIQSKYRSSPAYRTIQATGPDHDKLFTVEVLLGDRVLGKGSGKSKKLAETDAARDALARSKSNFTP, from the coding sequence ATGTCTGATATTGTTTCCCTGCAGAAACTGCTACAGGTACAATTCGAAGCCCCTTCGCTGTTGGAACAAGCTTTAGTACATAGCTCTTATCTTAACGAATATCCCGGCGAAATCAGGGTATCCAATGAGCGATTGGAATTTCTCGGCGATGCGGTACTGGGTTTAATTGTGGCGGAGAAGCTGTATCAGGATTTTCCTGACCTGACTGAAGGTGAAATGACCAGAATCCGTTCGGTTCTGGTGCGGCGGGAGACGCTGGCGGATACAGCCGGAAGCCTGAAGCTCGGAGATTACCTGTATATGGGAAAAGGTGAGGAGGCAAGCGGCGGGCGAAAGAAGCCGGCCAACTCGTCGGGCGCATTTGAAGCGATAATCGCTGCCATTTTTCTTGACCAGGGCCTGGCGGTCGCCAAAGAACTGGTGCTGAGATTGCTTGCCGAGGAACTTGAGCAGGTAATGGGGAGAGGAGGGGGAGTCGATTACAAATCGCAATTACAGGAACTGATACAGTCGAAATATCGTTCGTCGCCTGCATACCGGACAATTCAGGCCACCGGTCCGGACCATGATAAGCTATTCACCGTTGAGGTACTGCTTGGCGACAGGGTTCTGGGGAAGGGTTCGGGCAAAAGTAAAAAGCTGGCCGAGACAGACGCGGCCCGCGATGCCCTGGCGCGCTCTAAAAGCAACTTTACACCGTAA